In Planifilum fulgidum, a genomic segment contains:
- the speB gene encoding agmatinase, producing MRAEEAYSGNVFIAAKADLEEARAVIYGMPMDWTASFRPGSRFGPRRIREVSLVLEEYSPHLGRELGEVPFYDAGDIPLPFGNPGRSLEKIGRFVAEVLQRDKMPIGLGGEHLVTWPVVREVYKHFPDLAVIHMDAHADLRTEYEGETLSHATPLRKIAELIGPENVIQLGIRSGTREEFEYAASSGIRFHPFEVLKPLVEELPALAGRPVYVTVDIDVLDPAFAPGTGTPEPAGITSRELMESLHAIARSEVKVVGADLVEVAPAYDPTDQTAVAAAKMVREMLLGFVPA from the coding sequence ATGCGCGCGGAGGAAGCCTATTCCGGGAACGTGTTCATCGCCGCCAAGGCGGACCTGGAGGAGGCCCGGGCGGTGATTTACGGCATGCCGATGGACTGGACCGCCAGCTTTCGTCCGGGATCGCGGTTCGGCCCGCGCCGAATCCGCGAGGTTTCGTTGGTCCTGGAGGAATACAGTCCCCACCTCGGCCGGGAACTTGGGGAGGTTCCCTTTTATGACGCCGGGGACATTCCCCTCCCCTTCGGGAACCCGGGGCGGAGCCTGGAGAAAATCGGACGGTTTGTCGCCGAGGTGCTTCAGCGGGACAAGATGCCGATCGGTCTCGGGGGAGAACACCTGGTCACCTGGCCGGTGGTGCGGGAAGTGTACAAGCACTTTCCGGATCTGGCCGTCATCCACATGGACGCCCACGCCGATCTGCGGACCGAATACGAAGGGGAAACGCTCTCCCATGCCACTCCCCTGCGGAAAATCGCCGAGCTGATCGGTCCGGAAAACGTCATCCAGCTGGGCATCCGCTCGGGAACCCGGGAAGAGTTTGAATACGCCGCCTCTTCCGGCATCCGCTTTCACCCCTTCGAGGTGTTGAAGCCGCTTGTGGAGGAGCTTCCCGCCCTGGCGGGCCGCCCGGTCTACGTGACCGTGGACATTGACGTCCTGGACCCGGCCTTCGCTCCCGGCACCGGGACGCCGGAGCCGGCGGGCATCACGTCCCGGGAGCTGATGGAATCGCTTCATGCCATCGCCCGCTCCGAAGTGAAGGTGGTGGGAGCCGACCTGGTGGAGGTGGCACCCGCCTACGATCCGACGGATCAGACGGCGGTGGCGGCCGCCAAGATGGTGCGGGAGATGCTCCTGGGTTTTGTCCCGGCCTGA
- a CDS encoding YwhD family protein, translated as MKTGKKGFNIISRSGDFTTHGGYVTGTLNLSNLSSILIHGDEAKIDLGLIHAKSSVERGIKFSTNKEDVPNGELYWVVWVTVDQNEKGPYYAGVAACPMLIDREARRGWKILPHHVNRMDDALKRRIRVSELGPVEKKALRNLLISHDEKMWENSSEELKQALAVDEEK; from the coding sequence ATGAAAACGGGAAAAAAGGGTTTCAACATCATCTCTCGTTCCGGCGATTTCACCACCCATGGGGGATATGTGACCGGCACGCTCAACCTGAGCAATCTTTCCTCCATATTGATCCACGGGGATGAAGCCAAGATCGACTTGGGCCTCATCCACGCCAAGAGTTCCGTGGAACGGGGAATCAAATTTTCCACCAACAAGGAGGACGTCCCCAACGGCGAGCTTTATTGGGTGGTGTGGGTGACGGTGGACCAAAATGAGAAGGGGCCGTATTACGCCGGTGTGGCGGCTTGCCCGATGTTGATCGACCGGGAAGCCCGTCGGGGATGGAAAATCCTCCCGCATCACGTGAACCGCATGGACGATGCCCTGAAACGGCGCATTCGCGTCAGCGAGCTGGGGCCTGTGGAGAAAAAGGCCCTCCGAAATCTGTTGATCAGCCACGATGAAAAAATGTGGGAGAATTCTTCGGAGGAATTGAAGCAGGCGCTGGCCGTCGACGAGGAAAAATGA
- a CDS encoding YheC/YheD family protein, protein MTKRKIRRYQQIASKMLKTRVLQQDPSLRGVIPETRWYTRPNLEEMLERHAVVFVKPDKGGGGAGILRIEKRDAGRFRVCFRTRCREVERMRLFSAVESCFSPAKHYLIQQGISLSLYRGSPFDLRILLQRPGRRWIVSGMVAKVAASGRFVTNYCRGGHPLPVETALKAVVREPAERERMIRNLHHMAERVAEVLNERFPGLRELGIDVGLDRHGHPWIFEVNTRPQFKMFSKIGRRDLFAKILKYHRMIV, encoded by the coding sequence ATGACCAAGAGGAAAATCCGCCGTTACCAGCAGATCGCCAGCAAAATGTTGAAAACCAGGGTGCTTCAGCAGGATCCTTCCCTTCGGGGGGTGATTCCCGAGACCCGGTGGTATACCCGCCCGAATCTGGAGGAGATGCTGGAGAGGCACGCGGTCGTTTTTGTCAAGCCGGACAAAGGCGGCGGCGGCGCGGGCATCCTTCGGATCGAGAAGCGGGATGCGGGGCGCTTTCGCGTCTGTTTCCGGACGCGCTGCAGGGAAGTGGAACGCATGCGCCTTTTTTCCGCCGTGGAATCCTGCTTTTCCCCCGCAAAGCATTATCTGATCCAGCAGGGAATTTCCCTCTCCCTTTACCGCGGCTCTCCCTTTGATCTCCGGATCCTGCTGCAAAGGCCGGGCCGCCGGTGGATCGTGTCGGGCATGGTGGCCAAAGTGGCCGCGTCCGGGAGGTTTGTGACCAACTATTGCCGGGGAGGTCATCCCCTGCCGGTGGAGACCGCTTTGAAGGCGGTGGTTCGCGAACCGGCGGAAAGGGAACGGATGATCAGAAACCTTCATCACATGGCCGAGCGGGTTGCGGAGGTGTTGAATGAGCGCTTTCCGGGGCTTCGGGAGCTGGGAATCGATGTCGGACTGGATCGGCACGGCCATCCGTGGATCTTTGAGGTGAACACGAGACCACAATTTAAAATGTTCTCTAAAATCGGCAGAAGGGATCTCTTCGCAAAAATACTGAAGTATCATCGCATGATTGTATGA
- a CDS encoding transglycosylase domain-containing protein: MGDGMNQLPPDPTLEEIPAWRWLVRGKRLLKIAGILLLFLGGTLLVTLLYLKSRPLPPPDIPMTTKVYDIRGNLIDQLDRGEHRDPVQLGEVPRHLILATLAAEDQTFYDHFGLSLRGIARAALVNLREMRIVQGASTITQQLARNLYLTSDRTWSRKWKEAVLAVQLELHFSKDKILEMYLNEVYYGNGAYGIQRAAQTYFGKPAKRLTLGESAFLAGLPRGPKLYSPYTSMERAKRRQHAILDTMVRAGWITPSQAARAKAQPIALAPRPKPSPSKAPYFRDYIIQTAINRYGLRESELRGGGLRIYTTLDIKMQRQAEKAVKKYLGNKDGLQGALLAIDPKNGHIRAMVGGKDYQKSQYNRVFARRQPGSAFKPFLYLAALEKGFTPVTRLESKPTAFPYEGGIYRPANFRNQYAGRPITLREAIARSDNVYAVHTHFLIGRDRLMETARRLGFTSPLKPVPSLALGSIPVSPYEMTRAYAALAAGGVLTEPVAILRIEDAEGNTIAESRPDRRRVASEAETFVLTHLLRSVFESGGTGHRVKQIFPHPSAGKTGSTDWDGWLAGYTPDLAATVWVGYDRAKKLPHEEGRLAQMIWGTFMQRSLAGKSVRTFSVPDGVKGAYVDPETGHLATKRCPKVRWEYFVSGTEPKEYCPLHPSPEAEKKGGGSLWDWIRKWLPGL, encoded by the coding sequence ATGGGCGACGGCATGAACCAACTTCCCCCGGACCCGACGCTGGAGGAAATTCCCGCCTGGCGATGGCTGGTCCGGGGAAAACGGCTTCTGAAAATCGCGGGAATCCTCCTGCTTTTCCTGGGGGGCACCCTGTTGGTCACCCTCCTTTATCTCAAATCCCGCCCCCTCCCGCCGCCGGACATCCCGATGACCACCAAGGTGTACGATATCCGCGGGAACCTGATCGACCAGCTGGACAGGGGGGAACACCGGGATCCCGTCCAGCTCGGGGAGGTTCCCCGGCATCTGATCCTGGCCACCCTCGCCGCCGAGGACCAAACCTTTTACGACCATTTCGGGCTCTCCCTCCGCGGCATCGCCCGGGCCGCGCTGGTCAATCTGCGGGAAATGCGGATCGTCCAGGGAGCGAGCACGATCACCCAGCAGCTGGCGAGAAACCTGTATTTGACCAGCGACCGGACCTGGTCCCGCAAGTGGAAAGAGGCCGTGCTCGCCGTCCAGCTGGAACTGCATTTCTCCAAGGACAAAATCCTGGAGATGTACCTGAACGAAGTGTATTACGGCAACGGGGCCTACGGCATCCAGCGGGCGGCGCAAACCTATTTCGGAAAACCGGCGAAGCGCCTCACCCTGGGGGAAAGCGCCTTTCTGGCCGGCCTGCCCCGGGGTCCCAAGTTGTATTCCCCCTATACGTCGATGGAACGGGCCAAGCGTCGACAACACGCCATCCTGGACACGATGGTCCGGGCCGGCTGGATTACGCCCTCCCAGGCCGCCCGGGCAAAGGCCCAGCCAATTGCCCTGGCCCCCAGGCCGAAACCCTCCCCCTCCAAGGCCCCGTATTTTCGGGACTACATCATCCAAACGGCGATCAACCGATACGGATTGAGGGAGTCCGAACTGAGGGGGGGCGGACTCCGCATCTACACGACACTGGACATAAAGATGCAGCGCCAGGCGGAGAAAGCCGTAAAGAAGTATCTGGGAAACAAGGACGGGCTTCAAGGGGCGCTTTTGGCGATCGATCCGAAAAACGGACACATCCGGGCGATGGTCGGCGGAAAGGATTATCAAAAGTCCCAATACAACCGGGTTTTTGCTCGCCGGCAACCCGGATCCGCCTTCAAACCGTTTCTCTATCTGGCCGCCCTGGAAAAGGGGTTCACTCCCGTCACCCGCCTGGAGAGCAAGCCGACCGCCTTTCCCTATGAAGGAGGGATCTATCGTCCGGCCAACTTCCGAAACCAATACGCGGGGCGGCCGATCACCTTAAGGGAAGCGATCGCCCGGTCGGACAACGTGTACGCCGTGCACACCCATTTTCTGATCGGGCGGGATCGCCTCATGGAGACGGCGCGCCGTTTGGGGTTCACTTCCCCCCTCAAGCCCGTTCCCTCCCTCGCCCTGGGCAGCATTCCGGTATCGCCCTATGAGATGACCCGGGCCTACGCCGCCCTGGCCGCCGGGGGCGTCCTCACGGAACCGGTGGCCATCCTGCGGATCGAAGACGCCGAAGGCAACACGATCGCCGAAAGCCGTCCCGACCGGCGGCGCGTGGCTTCGGAAGCGGAAACCTTCGTGCTGACTCACCTGCTTCGAAGCGTCTTCGAATCCGGGGGAACGGGACACCGGGTCAAGCAGATTTTTCCGCATCCGAGCGCCGGCAAAACCGGCTCGACGGACTGGGACGGATGGCTGGCGGGATACACGCCCGATCTGGCCGCAACCGTCTGGGTCGGATACGACCGCGCCAAAAAACTTCCCCATGAAGAGGGACGCCTCGCCCAAATGATCTGGGGAACCTTCATGCAGAGGTCCCTCGCCGGGAAATCCGTCCGCACCTTCTCCGTCCCGGACGGGGTGAAGGGAGCGTATGTGGATCCGGAGACGGGGCATCTGGCCACAAAGCGATGCCCCAAGGTGCGCTGGGAGTATTTTGTCTCCGGCACCGAACCGAAGGAATACTGCCCCCTTCATCCCTCGCCGGAGGCGGAAAAGAAAGGCGGAGGATCCCTCTGGGATTGGATCAGAAAATGGCTTCCGGGTCTCTGA
- a CDS encoding DUF1934 domain-containing protein produces MVPVRVRVFSTITGEAGVDRIRREAKGRFAEKMGEWVLRYVESGEEDGEMRTTVRAREDSITVIRSGGLDFRHTYRPGRRDASRVHTPAGEAEMEVKTLDYRRRRWEGGGEFRFSYELRLGGEHLGTYALHIQWREEPWDDRADENTGDTP; encoded by the coding sequence ATGGTTCCGGTCAGGGTGCGGGTTTTTTCCACCATCACCGGTGAGGCGGGGGTGGATCGGATCCGCCGGGAAGCGAAGGGACGGTTTGCGGAAAAGATGGGCGAATGGGTGCTCAGGTATGTGGAAAGCGGCGAAGAGGACGGGGAAATGCGGACGACGGTGAGGGCGAGGGAGGACTCGATCACCGTCATCCGCAGCGGCGGGTTGGATTTCCGCCACACTTACCGTCCCGGAAGAAGGGATGCCAGCCGGGTACATACCCCGGCGGGGGAGGCGGAAATGGAAGTGAAAACCCTGGATTACCGCCGCCGCAGGTGGGAGGGGGGCGGAGAATTCCGCTTTTCCTATGAGCTGCGGTTGGGCGGGGAACACTTGGGGACTTACGCGTTGCATATCCAATGGAGGGAGGAGCCGTGGGATGACCGTGCTGATGAAAATACGGGAGACACTCCGTGA
- the speE gene encoding polyamine aminopropyltransferase: MELWFTEKQTPDHGITSKVVRTLHHEETEYQTVDVIETRQFGNMLLLDGMVMTTDKDEFVYHEMIAHVAMNTHPEPKDVLVIGGGDGGAIREVLKYPTVETATLVEIDERVIEVAKTYFPSIAGALDDPRVRIRIEDGIRYVEKAENAYDVILVDSTEPIGPAVGLFKREFYERIFHALRRDGIMVAQTESPWFNRDLIARVYRDIADLFPIARLYTASVPTYPSGLWSFTLGSKVYDPLEVDEIKLHRPETKYYTPEIHKALFALPKYVAELTK; the protein is encoded by the coding sequence ATGGAATTGTGGTTTACGGAAAAACAAACGCCCGATCACGGGATCACCAGCAAAGTGGTTCGCACCCTTCATCACGAAGAGACGGAATACCAGACCGTCGATGTGATCGAAACCCGGCAGTTCGGCAACATGCTTCTGCTGGACGGCATGGTGATGACCACCGACAAGGATGAGTTCGTCTATCACGAAATGATCGCCCACGTGGCGATGAACACCCATCCCGAGCCGAAGGACGTGTTGGTGATCGGCGGCGGGGACGGAGGGGCGATCCGTGAAGTGCTCAAATATCCCACGGTGGAAACGGCCACCCTGGTGGAGATCGACGAACGGGTGATCGAGGTGGCCAAAACCTACTTTCCGTCCATCGCCGGCGCGTTGGATGATCCCCGGGTGCGGATCCGGATCGAGGACGGCATCCGGTACGTGGAAAAAGCGGAGAACGCCTACGACGTGATTCTCGTGGATTCGACGGAGCCGATCGGGCCGGCGGTGGGATTGTTCAAACGGGAGTTCTACGAGCGGATCTTCCACGCCCTGCGCCGGGACGGCATCATGGTGGCGCAGACGGAATCCCCCTGGTTCAACCGGGATCTGATCGCCCGCGTCTATCGCGATATTGCCGATCTTTTCCCGATCGCCAGGCTCTACACCGCCAGCGTTCCCACCTATCCCAGCGGGCTGTGGAGCTTCACCCTGGGTTCCAAGGTGTATGATCCCCTGGAGGTGGACGAAATCAAGCTGCACCGTCCGGAAACGAAGTACTACACTCCGGAAATCCACAAGGCCCTGTTTGCCCTGCCCAAATACGTGGCCGAGCTGACGAAATGA
- a CDS encoding peptidase MA family metallohydrolase — MMSNGKPIRGLIPLVLFLAGLLLPALPINVPAAARPVMYEGSEWLEGWRFRDSAKLETERFILHYPPSMKGKAEAILREAERVASDFERMFGFRLKKPVPVYLFPDRKTMQKRFSWPPDQSATGVYYAGGIYLLDPEEWMGEPLDPRREKWRRRFHEEGPLYHEFAHLYLDAATRGNVPRWYNEAFAQWVEYRAVGYEWRVPENDLDRNPIYGYPDLRDRFDLLPNKAMAYRQSFLFFSHQLDERGWKAMRRLHRELARGRSFEKAWKRAFDESVEQSFHKWQQATITARFR, encoded by the coding sequence ATGATGTCGAACGGAAAGCCGATTCGCGGGTTGATCCCGCTTGTCCTTTTCCTGGCGGGGCTTCTTCTGCCCGCCCTGCCCATCAATGTGCCGGCGGCGGCGCGACCCGTGATGTACGAGGGGAGCGAATGGCTGGAAGGATGGCGGTTCCGGGACAGCGCGAAGCTTGAAACGGAGCGGTTCATCCTCCATTATCCCCCGTCGATGAAAGGGAAAGCGGAGGCGATCCTCCGGGAGGCGGAGCGGGTGGCGTCCGATTTCGAACGGATGTTCGGTTTCCGCCTGAAAAAACCCGTTCCCGTCTACCTGTTTCCCGACCGCAAGACAATGCAAAAGCGCTTTTCCTGGCCGCCGGATCAAAGCGCCACCGGCGTCTACTACGCCGGAGGAATCTATCTCCTCGATCCCGAAGAATGGATGGGGGAACCCCTTGACCCGCGCCGGGAAAAGTGGCGGCGCCGCTTCCATGAAGAAGGGCCTTTGTATCACGAATTCGCCCATCTTTATCTGGATGCGGCGACCCGGGGCAACGTACCGAGATGGTACAACGAGGCCTTCGCCCAGTGGGTGGAGTACCGGGCGGTGGGATATGAGTGGCGGGTTCCCGAAAACGATCTCGACCGAAATCCGATCTACGGCTATCCGGACCTGAGAGACCGGTTTGACCTTTTGCCCAACAAGGCCATGGCCTACCGCCAGTCCTTTCTCTTTTTCTCTCATCAACTGGATGAACGGGGCTGGAAAGCCATGCGCAGGCTTCACCGGGAGCTGGCAAGGGGGCGCTCCTTTGAAAAGGCTTGGAAACGGGCCTTTGACGAGTCCGTGGAACAGTCGTTCCACAAGTGGCAACAGGCCACGATCACCGCTCGTTTCCGCTAA
- a CDS encoding PTS transporter subunit EIIC has translation MAEKEREIARSILEQVGGVTNIDTLQHCMTRIRLTLRNPEKVNEDKIRAIPKVAGIVHSSNQLQIILGPGTAAQVAREISEETGLQLGEVRDPEAEKQDRSRGPVQRFLRKLANIFVPLIPAIIAGGIIMGLTNTVVYSFDLNQESTLVLLLNAISKVIFTYLAVFVGINTAREFGGTPALGGVAGGLIILPEIADITLFGTALVPGRGGLIGALLAAWFISVAERNIRRFVPKVIDIMVTPPLALLVTGVITYLVLQPVGGWISDGITQGLTALMDKGGIVAGAVLAGTFLPLVMTGLHHGLIPIHMELLNKTGLDPLWTILAMAGAGQVGAALAVYVKTRSQLLKDVIKGAVPVGMLGIGEPLIFGVTLPLGRPFVTACLGAAVGGAYQAAMDTATVAIGISGIPAVLLMQPGQSLLYLLGVLIAYAAGFAFTYLFGFRREMDRNYESQRIGA, from the coding sequence TTGGCCGAAAAGGAGCGGGAAATCGCCCGGTCGATTCTGGAGCAGGTGGGCGGGGTGACCAACATCGACACACTCCAACACTGCATGACGCGCATCCGGTTGACCCTGCGCAACCCGGAAAAGGTAAACGAAGACAAAATCCGGGCGATTCCCAAAGTGGCCGGAATCGTGCACTCATCCAATCAGCTCCAAATCATTCTGGGTCCGGGAACCGCCGCTCAAGTCGCCCGGGAGATCTCCGAGGAAACGGGACTCCAACTCGGGGAAGTCCGCGATCCGGAGGCGGAGAAACAGGATCGCAGCCGCGGGCCGGTCCAGCGCTTTCTGCGAAAGCTCGCCAACATCTTCGTCCCGCTGATTCCGGCGATCATCGCCGGCGGGATCATCATGGGACTGACCAACACGGTAGTCTATTCCTTCGATCTTAACCAGGAGAGCACCCTGGTCCTGCTGTTGAACGCCATCAGCAAGGTGATCTTCACCTACCTCGCCGTCTTTGTCGGCATCAACACCGCCCGGGAGTTCGGCGGGACGCCGGCTTTGGGAGGCGTGGCCGGGGGATTGATCATCCTGCCCGAAATCGCGGACATCACCCTGTTCGGCACGGCCCTCGTCCCGGGGCGCGGTGGATTGATCGGGGCGCTGCTCGCCGCCTGGTTCATCAGCGTGGCGGAGCGGAACATCCGCCGCTTCGTCCCCAAAGTGATCGATATCATGGTGACCCCGCCGCTGGCCCTGCTGGTGACGGGCGTGATCACTTATCTGGTGTTGCAACCGGTCGGGGGATGGATTTCGGACGGAATCACCCAGGGACTGACCGCCTTGATGGACAAAGGGGGAATCGTCGCCGGGGCGGTGCTTGCCGGCACCTTTCTGCCCCTGGTCATGACGGGCCTTCACCACGGCCTCATCCCCATTCACATGGAACTCCTCAACAAGACGGGGCTGGATCCGCTGTGGACGATTCTGGCCATGGCCGGAGCGGGCCAGGTGGGAGCCGCGCTGGCCGTCTACGTGAAGACCCGCAGCCAACTCCTCAAAGACGTCATCAAGGGCGCCGTTCCCGTCGGCATGCTGGGAATCGGCGAACCCCTCATCTTCGGCGTCACCCTGCCCCTTGGACGCCCCTTTGTAACCGCTTGCCTCGGAGCGGCGGTGGGCGGGGCCTACCAGGCGGCGATGGACACCGCCACCGTCGCCATCGGCATATCCGGGATTCCCGCCGTCCTCCTGATGCAGCCGGGGCAGAGCCTTCTATACTTGCTGGGGGTGTTGATCGCCTACGCCGCCGGTTTCGCCTTCACCTACCTGTTCGGATTCCGCAGGGAAATGGACCGGAACTACGAATCCCAGCGCATCGGGGCATGA
- the yycF gene encoding response regulator YycF, protein MSAKILVVEDEKPIADILQFNLEREGFQVECVHDGEEALRRVFADPPDLILLDLMLPKMDGIEVCRRVRQSFQMPIIMVTAKDSEVDKVLGLEMGADDYVTKPFSNRELLARIKANLRRVQQPEGGSPSNLLRIGDLVIDLNRYLVTKKGTTVELSHREFELLSYMAKHVGQVLTREHLLRSVWGYDYFGDMRTVDVAIRRLREKIEDDPSNPEYIITRRGLGYTMRDPSADR, encoded by the coding sequence ATGTCCGCAAAAATCCTGGTGGTGGAAGACGAAAAGCCCATCGCAGACATCCTGCAGTTCAACCTGGAGCGGGAAGGTTTCCAGGTGGAATGCGTCCACGACGGGGAGGAAGCGCTCCGCCGCGTTTTCGCCGATCCTCCGGACCTGATCCTGCTGGACCTGATGCTGCCCAAAATGGACGGAATCGAAGTGTGTCGCCGGGTGCGCCAGTCCTTCCAAATGCCGATCATCATGGTGACGGCCAAGGACTCGGAAGTGGACAAGGTGCTGGGTCTCGAGATGGGAGCCGACGATTACGTGACCAAACCCTTCAGCAACCGGGAGCTGCTGGCGCGGATCAAGGCGAACCTCCGCCGCGTCCAGCAGCCGGAGGGAGGATCCCCCTCCAACCTCCTGCGCATCGGCGATTTGGTGATCGATTTGAACAGGTACCTGGTGACCAAGAAGGGGACGACGGTGGAACTTTCCCACCGGGAGTTTGAATTGCTCTCCTACATGGCCAAGCACGTCGGCCAGGTGCTGACCCGGGAACACTTGCTCCGATCCGTTTGGGGATACGACTACTTCGGCGACATGCGGACGGTGGACGTGGCCATAAGGAGGCTGCGCGAAAAAATCGAGGATGATCCGAGCAACCCCGAATACATCATCACCCGCCGGGGACTGGGATACACCATGCGCGATCCCTCCGCCGACAGGTGA
- a CDS encoding sensor histidine kinase: MWEWTDRLDALIIPLTALTDPSTRWAVFGGVLLFLILWLSLFRKLPPSLYLAAALCALIFLRALFPEGWLPLLWVFLLTQAAVSLRFSRECTFLLASLLFLVYQGMPWMDEVLAGSFHPGMLYENFPEIIEVGLYFVLNACLIRSLRKVRQENAQLKRENRQLIERVNEAHRSLHEYIVQLEEMSRRDYLTGLYNFSGFQEQLTRSLARCAPDQSYHVICIDLVDFQQINLQEGTDAGDQLLVTIARRLKRSLPSYAQVARYEGDQFAVGLIGDDSDLRHALEAIESVFSELREERSFIHFCWATASYPREAQSAAELLRLAEHRLSIEQRRIRHEEEERQRHLEKLSAIGQLAAGLAHEIRNPLTSIRGFIQISMMESEEMKKWESIILPEIDRINDLLKQFLDLSDTRPSQFVRFELDGLIADVLRLLEPKAILDGHQLTAEPPPSPVVVEGDPEKLKQVLINLIKNGLESLGEKGQVWIRWRKLRDRIHIRVQDNGCGIQPEHMSRIFDPFFTTKGDGTGMGLSICHRIISDHGGQIHVTSQPGRGTIFNIHLPIQQFHAYPVAIPPVAGKDEGTRRQGGCAEGEPPARSGEDKEKPVAEETLLALRPPSL; this comes from the coding sequence GTGTGGGAATGGACGGATCGGCTGGATGCTCTGATCATCCCCCTGACAGCGTTGACCGATCCGTCGACGCGATGGGCCGTGTTCGGCGGGGTCCTTCTCTTTCTGATCCTGTGGCTGTCGCTGTTTCGAAAGCTTCCTCCCTCTCTCTATCTGGCGGCCGCTCTGTGCGCACTCATTTTTCTTCGAGCGCTGTTCCCTGAAGGCTGGCTCCCCCTTTTGTGGGTGTTTCTGCTCACTCAAGCGGCGGTTTCCCTCCGCTTTTCCAGGGAATGCACCTTTCTGCTCGCTTCGCTGCTGTTTTTGGTGTACCAGGGAATGCCCTGGATGGATGAGGTGTTGGCGGGAAGCTTTCACCCCGGGATGCTCTACGAAAATTTTCCCGAAATCATTGAAGTCGGCCTCTATTTTGTCCTCAACGCCTGCCTTATCCGTTCCCTCCGGAAGGTCCGGCAGGAGAACGCTCAATTGAAGCGGGAAAACCGGCAGCTGATCGAGCGGGTGAACGAAGCTCACCGATCGCTGCACGAGTACATCGTCCAGCTGGAGGAGATGTCCCGGCGCGATTATCTGACCGGGCTCTACAATTTCAGCGGGTTTCAGGAGCAGTTGACGCGCAGCCTGGCCCGGTGCGCTCCGGACCAGTCCTATCACGTCATCTGCATCGATCTGGTGGATTTTCAGCAAATCAACCTGCAGGAAGGGACCGATGCCGGGGATCAGCTTTTGGTCACCATCGCCCGGCGTCTGAAGCGGAGCCTTCCTTCCTACGCCCAGGTGGCCCGGTACGAAGGGGATCAGTTTGCCGTGGGGTTGATCGGCGACGATTCGGACCTGCGCCATGCGCTGGAGGCCATCGAGTCGGTGTTTTCCGAACTGCGGGAGGAGCGGAGCTTCATCCACTTCTGCTGGGCGACGGCCAGCTATCCCCGGGAGGCGCAGAGCGCCGCCGAACTGCTTCGCCTGGCGGAGCACCGGCTTTCCATCGAGCAGCGGCGGATCCGGCACGAGGAGGAGGAGCGCCAGCGCCACTTGGAAAAACTGTCGGCGATCGGTCAACTGGCGGCGGGCCTCGCCCACGAGATCCGCAATCCCCTCACCTCCATCCGCGGATTCATCCAGATTTCCATGATGGAATCCGAGGAGATGAAAAAATGGGAGTCGATCATCCTCCCCGAAATCGATCGGATCAACGATCTCTTGAAGCAGTTTCTGGACCTCAGCGACACAAGGCCCTCCCAGTTTGTCCGGTTTGAGTTGGACGGGCTGATCGCCGACGTGCTCCGACTGCTGGAACCGAAGGCCATCCTGGACGGCCATCAGCTGACGGCGGAACCTCCCCCCTCCCCGGTGGTGGTGGAAGGGGATCCGGAAAAGTTGAAGCAGGTGCTGATCAATTTGATCAAGAACGGCCTGGAGTCCCTCGGAGAAAAGGGACAGGTGTGGATTCGGTGGAGAAAGCTGCGCGACCGGATTCATATCCGCGTGCAGGATAACGGATGCGGAATCCAGCCGGAACACATGTCCCGGATCTTCGATCCCTTCTTCACCACCAAGGGAGATGGAACGGGAATGGGTCTGTCCATCTGCCACCGCATCATCTCCGATCACGGCGGACAAATCCATGTCACCAGCCAGCCGGGCCGCGGCACGATCTTTAACATCCATCTTCCGATCCAGCAGTTCCACGCTTATCCGGTCGCCATCCCCCCGGTGGCGGGAAAGGATGAAGGAACCCGCCGGCAGGGCGGGTGCGCCGAAGGGGAGCCTCCGGCGCGGTCCGGAGAAGACAAGGAAAAGCCGGTGGCGGAGGAGACCCTCCTGGCTTTGCGCCCCCCCTCGTTGTGA